In Bradyrhizobium symbiodeficiens, the genomic stretch CGTCGCCGATCTTGCGGCCGCCGTCCCAGGCCTCGATTTCGAACAGCACGCTCTTGGCCTCGACCGCGATCACCCGCGCGATTGCGCGCACCGTGCGGCCGACCGGCGTTGCGGCGAGGTGGCGGATGTTGACCATCATCCCGACGCTCACATGGCCTGCGGGCAGGAACGGCTGCACCGCCGATCCGGCGGCCATTTCCATGTGCAGGATCATCATCGGCGTGCCGTAGACCGCCGGCATGCCTGGTATCACGTGGCCGACCGTCATCTCGGGCGTGACGGCCACCAGTTTGTCGGCGGTCATGCCGGCGGTCACCTTCTCAAGCGGATTCATGGCTCAGTTCCGTATCTGCCCCGGTTGTCGAGAGAGTGGATGTCGCGGCCGCCCGCGGCTTGCGCCCGGTGAACCAGTTGCCGAGCTTGTCAAGATAGAGATAGACCACGGGCGTGGTGTAGAGCGTCAGGATCTGCGAGAACATCAGGCCGCCGACGATGGTGTAGCCGAGCGGCTGGCGCAACTCCGCGCCGGTACCGGTGCCGAGCATCAGCGGCACGCCGCCGAGCAGCGCGGCCATCGTCGTCATCAGGATGGGGCGGAAGCGCAGCGTGCAGGCCTGGTAGATCGCCTCTTCCGGGCTGAGCCCGTGCTCGCGTTCCACCTGTAGAGCGAAATCGACCAGCATGATGCCGTTCTTCTTGACGATGCCGATCAGCAGGATGATGCCGATGATGGCGATGACGCTGAGATCCATATGGACGGCGAGTAGCAGCAGCAGCGCGCCGATGCCGGCCGAAGGCAGCGTCGACAGGATCGTGATCGGATGGATCAGGCTCTCATAGAGCACGCCGAGAATGATGTAGATCACGATCAGCGCCGCCCCGATCAACAGCGGCGTGCCCGACAGCGAGGACTGGAAGGCCTGCGCATTGCCCTGGAACGATGTCGACAGCGAGGCGGGCTTACCGATCTCCTTCTCGATCTTCTGGACCGCCGTCACCGCATCGCCGAGCGCTGCGCCGGGCCGCAGGTTGAACGAGATCGTGACCGAGGGAAACAGGCTCTGGTGATTGATCAGGATGGGCGCAGGCTTGATGACGGCGTGGACCAGCGTGCTCAGGGGCACCTGCTGGCCGCCAGCCGAGTTCAGGTAGATGTCCTTGAGCGCCTCGGGTCCGTATTGAAACTTCGGATCGACCTCCATCACGACGTGATACTGGTTCAGCGAGGTGAACATGGTGGAGACGATGCGCTGGCCGAAGGCGTCGTCGAGGGCGTTGTCGATCGTCGTCGGCAGGATACCGAAGCTGGAGGCGACTTCCCGATTGACGGTGACTTCGAGCCTCGGACCGGCATTGGCCTGGTCGCTCGCGACGTCGGTGATGAGGTCGAGCGCGCGGAGTTTTGCCAGGAAGGTCGCCGACCAGTTGGTGAGCTCGTTGGAATCTGCGTCCGTCAGCGTGTATTGATACTGCGTCTTCGACAGCCGTGCGCCGATGGTGATGTCCTGGGCAGCCTGCATGTAAAGCCTGATGCCCTGGATGTGGGCCAGCCGGGGCCCCAGCCGCTCGATCACCTGATCGGCGCTGGCCTTGCGCTCGGGCTTCGGCTTCAGGACGATGAAGATGCGTCCCTGATTGAGCGTTGCCGTCGGTCCGCCCGGACCGATATAGCTCGCCACCGACTGGATCGCCGGATCTTTCGAGAGGATGCCGACGATCGCCTGCTGACGTTCGGACATCGCGGGGAAGGAGATGTCCTGGGCAGCCTCGGTGATCCCGACGATCTGCCCGGTGTCCTGCTGCGGGAAGAAACCTTTCGGGATGATCACGTACAGATAGCCGGTCAGCGCGATGGTCGAGAGCATCACCAGCAGCGTCACGAAGCGATGGCGCAGAACGATCCGCAGGCCTCTCGCATAGAGTGAAAGCAGGGCATCGAATCCCCGTTCGAAGGCGAGATAGAGCCGGCCGTGTGTCTTCCGCGATTGGTCCTTCAGCAGCCGCGCGCACATCATCGGCGTCAGTGTGAGCGAGATGACCAGAGACAGCAGCAGCGCGGCGGTGATCGTGACTGCGAATTCCTGGAACAGCTTGCCGACGTAGCCGCCCATCAGGAACAGCGGGATGAACACCGCGATCAGCGACAGGGTG encodes the following:
- a CDS encoding thioesterase family protein yields the protein MNPLEKVTAGMTADKLVAVTPEMTVGHVIPGMPAVYGTPMMILHMEMAAGSAVQPFLPAGHVSVGMMVNIRHLAATPVGRTVRAIARVIAVEAKSVLFEIEAWDGGRKIGDGTHRRGVVDVAEFERRFDVTRSTAEMA
- a CDS encoding efflux RND transporter permease subunit, which translates into the protein MNLSAPFILRPIATALLMAGLLLCGLAAYPLLPVGALPNVNYPTIQISAQLPGADPGTIASSLATPLEQQLSQIPGITQLTSSSALGVAQLTVQFELSRTVDSAAVDVLAAINAASPFLPPNIPYPPTIRKVNPAETPIMLIALTSDSLPLTTVDAYAENILLPKISQVPGVGLVGIGGQQKPAIRVRVNPQALAARGIGLEDVRNVIAGANVDLPKGTLNSPRVTYTLNTNDQLLKPSAYEDLIIAYRNGSPVRIRDIGTAIEGPENDLLAGWYGKERAIILAVQRVPGANVIQTVDRIKKLLPQLQASVPPAIKVTIAADRTATIRAAVSDVQFTLMLTVALVVMVIFLFLRNFWATVIPAITVPLALIGTFAVLYVLGYSLDNLSLMALSIAVGFVVDDAVVVIENIVRHLEQGMTPMEAALKGSSEIGFTIVSITLSLIAVFIPLFLMGGYVGKLFQEFAVTITAALLLSLVISLTLTPMMCARLLKDQSRKTHGRLYLAFERGFDALLSLYARGLRIVLRHRFVTLLVMLSTIALTGYLYVIIPKGFFPQQDTGQIVGITEAAQDISFPAMSERQQAIVGILSKDPAIQSVASYIGPGGPTATLNQGRIFIVLKPKPERKASADQVIERLGPRLAHIQGIRLYMQAAQDITIGARLSKTQYQYTLTDADSNELTNWSATFLAKLRALDLITDVASDQANAGPRLEVTVNREVASSFGILPTTIDNALDDAFGQRIVSTMFTSLNQYHVVMEVDPKFQYGPEALKDIYLNSAGGQQVPLSTLVHAVIKPAPILINHQSLFPSVTISFNLRPGAALGDAVTAVQKIEKEIGKPASLSTSFQGNAQAFQSSLSGTPLLIGAALIVIYIILGVLYESLIHPITILSTLPSAGIGALLLLLAVHMDLSVIAIIGIILLIGIVKKNGIMLVDFALQVEREHGLSPEEAIYQACTLRFRPILMTTMAALLGGVPLMLGTGTGAELRQPLGYTIVGGLMFSQILTLYTTPVVYLYLDKLGNWFTGRKPRAAATSTLSTTGADTELSHESA